The following are encoded together in the Babesia microti strain RI chromosome II, complete genome genome:
- a CDS encoding zinc finger protein (overlaps_old_locusTagID:BBM_II01075), with product MSSKFDYEELTKSINENRVPTACPNCGIPSTSICTILNVPHFRELLMMLFNCDNCGYRDNDIKGNGILQPEGVKFVLQVQKLDDLNRQIVLSTFSAVTIVDIEFEFPRSTDRSVITTIEGLLNSAISDLSEYYKQLTTESNNVASNETILKLLDVINTLRDYTTGDNQFKLILDDPSGNSYIEQLPNTSNLQKIHYQRTDQQTKAMGYSTLGDNGVDRENYNCNNSSKSNTLDLNRPLEDDYEPPLFELQTACPDCGNNGSNKICQVQVPGFRECIIFSFTCGDCGAKSTEVKPGGPIGDFGQKWQLEISHPDDLNRDVILSDLASISIPEVDFVMMAGSIGCVFTTVEGVLLKIAENLESSNPFVTGDSAKMVAGGLKDCCKMLRYIASFGNKNTIMILDDPTGRSFIASITDEDKPDPRLKVESYKRSMEQDNELGLLDMKV from the exons ATGAGTTCTAAGTTTGATTATGAAGAATTGACGAAGTCGATCAACGAAAACCGAGTGCCAACGGCATGTCCAAATTGCGGCATTCCATCTACATCAATCTGTACAATATTGAATGTACCGCATTTCAGGg agCTTTTGATGATGCTATTCAACTGTGACAACTGCGGCTACAGGGATAATGATATTAAGGGCAATGGTATACTACAGCCTGAAGGGGTAAAATTTGTCCTTCAAGTTcaaaaattggatgatCTAAACCGACAAATTGTACTTTCGACCTTTAGTGCCGTCACTATAG TTGACATCGAATTTGAGTTTCCCAGGTCTACCGATCGCTCTGTCATTACAACCATTGAAGGACTACTTAATTCAGCAATTAGTGACTTGTCTgaatattataaacaattaacCACAGAATCAAACAACGTAGCGAGCAATGAAACAATTTTGAAACTTCTTGATGTAATAAATACTCTAAGGGATTATACGACAGGGGATAACcaattcaaattaatattagaTGACCCTAGTGGCAATAGTTACATTGAACAGCTACCTAACACTTCCAATTTACAGAAAATACACTATCAACGAACTGATCAGCAAACAAAA GCTATGGGCTATTCCACTCTAGGAGATAATGGTGTTGATAGGGAGAATTACAATTGTAACAACAGTAGCAAATCCAATACATTAGACCTAAATAGACCATTAGAGGATGATTATGAGCCTCCGTTATTTGAATTGCAAACAGCTTGCCCAGATTGCGGAAACAACGGTagcaacaaaatttgtcaagTTCAAGTACCAGGGTTCCGTGAGTGCATCATATTTTCCTTCACATGCGGTGATTGTGGCGCAAAATCTACTGAGGTAAAACCTGGCGGGCCAATTGGAGATTTTGGACAAAAGTG GCAACTAGAAATATCTCATCCAGACGACTTAAATAGAGATGTCATTCTTTCAGATTTAGCAAGCATAAGTATACCTGAAGTGGATTTCGTTATGATGGCAGGATCAATAG GTTGCGTATTTACTACAGTTGAGGGAGTACTACTTAAAATTGCGGAGAATTTGGAATCAAGCAACCCCTTCGTTACTGGAGACTCAGCAAAAATGGTTGCAGGTGGATTGAAGGATTGTTGTAAAATGCTACGATATATAGCTAGTTTTGGcaacaaaaatacaattatgaTATTGGATGATCCGACGGGGAGATCTTTCATCGCATCGATTACAGATGAAGACAAACCTGATCCTAGGTTAAAGGTTGAAAGTTATAAACGGTCTATGGAACAAGATAATGAGTTGGGGCTTCTAGATATGAAAGTTTAA
- a CDS encoding hypothetical protein (overlaps_old_locusTagID:BBM_II01100) — MSLSFMTPLIFSVLNFLVCVFYPAIDTFSYLYKDEIKNMGDKYANTSIVSQPSHSSLYAHFIVYWIIYFSTQFIEYLFFTTILVFIPLYYEIKLLTFFWLGSSHFKGAGYLYLTYLKTLIKDLLRIGENKLEEMVGPQSYSQIKDSLISISLQNNSPPISSSKNGNSRGRPSNK; from the coding sequence ATGTCATTATCTTTTATGACTCCACTAATCTTTTCTGTGCTGAACTTTTTGGTATGTGTTTTTTATCCCGCAATAGATACATTCTCGTATTTATACAaggatgaaattaaaaatatggGCGACAAGTATGCCAACACTTCCATAGTATCGCAGCCTTCACACTCATCACTTTATGCCCACTTCATCGTATACTGGATCATCTACTTCAGCACTCAATTCATAGAATACCTTTTTTTCACTACCATTCTGGTTTTCATTCCCCTCTACTACGAGATCAAATTGCTCACATTTTTCTGGTTAGGCAGCTCACACTTCAAAGGAGCGGGTTATCTCTACTTGACTTACTTAAAGACATTAATTAAGGATTTATTGCGAATAGGAGAAAATAAATTGGAGGAGATGGTTGGACCTCAAAGTTATAGTCAAATCAAGGACTCACTTATCTCAATTTCCttacaaaataattcgCCGCCCATTAGCAGTTCAAAAAATGGAAACAGCAGAGGCAGGCCATCCAATAAATAA
- a CDS encoding hypothetical protein (overlaps_old_locusTagID:BBM_II01095) yields MEDADNSSTYIESTVVELEDWMNISDANYDMELLESTVIDSTMFDSTLDPNSEQLRKKKSSIQSVSNQYGIDWKNSFQDEGLIICPFVWNEGGEEVYLVASFSAEPRRFKMYKNGNKFYVILEIQRGIYPYRFIIDGVDCYASDHPNFTIKNGLVVNIIDIRYYVPMEYTMHQGCLWASDLPYSQKLPKETYFSLHPPPIPDLFNYSPIGENIGCISNDIHVYGNNLCQDNKAAQLLGSRYRCYGIIVREKQECAGGIKHRQLYTEYLYVTVAQECKTKEIDGDEYASRWKEMLLKSTRNSD; encoded by the exons ATGGAGG ATGCAGACAATTCGTCAACTTACATAGAAAGCACGGTTGTGGAACTGGAGGACTGGATGAATATATCGGATGCCAATTATGATATGGAATTGTTAGAATCAACGGTAATAGACTCAACAATGTTCGATTCAACATTAGATCCTAATTCGGAGCAGTTAAGAAAAAAAAAATCCTCGATACAATCCGTTTCCAATCAATATGGAATTGACTGGAAAAATTCATTCCAAGATGAAGGACTCATTATTTGCCCATTTGT gtggAATGAAGGAGGAGAAGAAGTGTATTTGGTGGCTAGTTTTAGTGCAGAACCTAGAAGGTTTAAGATGTATAAAAATggcaacaaattttatgtaattttagaGATTCAAAGGGGAATTTACCCCTACCGATTTATCATCGATGGCGTTGATTGCTACGCTAGCGATCATCCAAATTTCACGATCAAAAATGGATTGGTGGTAAATATCATAGACATAAGGTATTATGTCCCTATGGAATACACGATGCATCAGGGTTGCCTATGGGCCTCAGACCTTCCCTACTCCCAAAAGTTACCCAAGGAAACATATTTCAGTCTACATCCGCCACCCATACCCGACCTTTTCAATTATAG CCCAATTGGTGAAAATATTGGCTGTATATCTAACGACATACATGTATACGGCAATAACCTGTGCCAAGACAACAAGGCAGCACAATTATTAGGCAGCAGATACAGGTGTTATGGGATTATTGTTAGGGAAAAGCAAGAATGCGCAGGGGGTATTAAACATAGACAGTTATATACTGAATATTTGTATGTAACAGTTGCACAAGAATGCAAAACTAAAGAGATTGATGGAGATGAATATGCATCGCGGTGGAAAGAAATGTTACTAAAGAGCACACGCAATAGTGACTAA
- a CDS encoding peptidylprolyl isomerase (overlaps_old_locusTagID:BBM_II01090): protein MDSNDIDSKRTLFVRGLAEGVTKEVLYAAFIPYGEIRHLEVPLDKTTGKHKGFGFVEFEEGEDASHAVFNRNNSELYGKVLRVTYSTHADVYEKKSYKNKAIWADPEYYKQKLVEAGVEVPGGEQQTGVDIGTDNG, encoded by the exons ATGGACTCTAACGATATAGATTCTAAGCGTACGCTCTTTGTTCGTGGTCTAGCGGAAGGTGTCACTAAGGAAGTACTATACGCCGCCTTCATTCCATATGGAGAAATTAGACATCTCGAAGTACCACTAGATAAAACTACAG GTAAACATAAGGGATTCGGCTTTGTGGAATTTGAGGAAGGTGAAGATGCCTCCCATGCTGTTTTCAATCGCAACAACTCCGAACTTTACGGCAAAGTATTAAGGGTTACTTATTCAACGCACGCTGATGTCTATGAGAAGAAGTCATATAAGAACAAGGCAATTTGGGCAGACCCAGAGTATTATAAGCAGAAACTGGTGGAAGCGGGAGTTGAAGTACCAGGAGGGGAG CAGCAAACTGGTGTTGATATTGGCACGGACAACGGATAG
- a CDS encoding DHHC palmitoyltransferase (overlaps_old_locusTagID:BBM_II01085) — protein sequence MDFYSTARTRLIPIDRGERRELFGGRIECGPNPENILITISVVLSIWIIYLVYAFKYYADIYIDIAFSFLIRFASISLILATSLIEPGIIDKDQDIEEYMETSAPVKIVHIHLKPVVTVWCASCRIYKPPRSKHCRHCDLCIKRFDHHCPWVSNCIGYNNYKVFIILCMITYLDGILHLNSILKIFTILNKEKTLSNILFDHAFIIIPLFSHIFQIITFGAYLGYSMYLISKNKTINEDFTRMLDDCNPYDNGFFRNWMEFIQLPLIPQNRHV from the exons ATGGACTTTTATTCAACCGCACGAACAAGACTGATTCCTATTGATAGGG GTGAACGAAGGGAGTTGTTTGGAGGAAGGATTGAATGTGGTCCGAATCCCGAGAATATTCTAATAACAATCTCCGTCGTTCTCTCCATTTGGATTATATACCTCGTGTATGCCTTCAAATACTATGCTGACATATACATAGATATTGCTTTTAGTTTCCTAATACGCTTTGCCTCAATATCCCTAATTTTAGCTACATCACTTATAGAACCGGGGAT TATTGATAAAGATCAGGATATAGAAGAGTACATGGAGACTTCAGCACCagtaaaaattgttcataTACACCTAAAGCCAGTAGTAACTGTTTGGTGCGCCTCCTGTCGTATATACAAACCACCTAGGTCAAAACATTGCAGGCATTGCGACCTTTGCATAAAAAGATTCGACCATCACTGCCCTTG GGTATCCAATTGCATTGGctataataattacaaagtttttattatattatgcaTGATTACTTATTTGGATGGCATTTTGCACCTTAATTCCATTCTTAAGATATTTACCATACTCAATAAAGAGAAAacattatcaaatattctGTTTGACCATGCATTTAT tattaTACCATTGTTCTCACACATATtccaaataattacatttgGCGCATATTTGGGTTATTCAATGTACCtaatttccaaaaataAGACCATAAATGAAGACTTCACAAGGATGCTAGATGATTGCAATCCATATGACAATG GATTTTTCCGTAACTGGATGGAATTTATCCAATTGCCCCTTATACCACAAAATCGACACGTTTAG
- a CDS encoding hypothetical protein (overlaps_old_locusTagID:BBM_II01080), whose protein sequence is MDSLHICNSANVGKLPLSYLTNWVEQKLTNCKSKTSQESLEKFKKECDNAVECTLDAYLGNLVINLDTEECKIDIDSYALVEKDTAKLLIIAQNSLLTNPNTSIKLCSSCIKLLDFFCNNRNFTIKNTSVILTSNKLFDIQRKILEQTLKSLPYLLSNISNDDKDLNMEVLDVLHRLLDQNLSNQIILTIADSLIAIQAITYGDKLKDYLISRFNKQVYSDEFMNEACKKFYEHLFEPNKFSIITICIGRGIMNMDYRLVNYGQDIMFLGFKPGTSLELTQMSLLGMQVYTFTVFYRYKDKFITTDLTSDSDLFKRIKKLFEVLVNVWGSRARRSSHLSICLWENLIKSLIKTKNQELCKIAYEALNGALKQFYHRKRLYYTCLDLSIPLIGIERLLEQNSYLILELIISTGDLNSRSIATKLLRKVFKQLLKEIDLNLFKGIFYPLIANIIKNEHLVYEGLKFGGNLSEFSQTSITNCMLTLLTDFDDAIELELLKHMNQPSNNQLCKSKYGLAISNTDLIIACDKKSLSNCNYVYIIGELCIAESIILSWSRKRNRITFADNESIFGNAIIIGYDQYFMTFVIPMSRIITATLSINEPTRINILHAMVIPPKILQPTLIESYLILLASNTSFTITCLENRQLQLTTFIKFFRRFKNPITKSASNAIGKQYAIPVINDDMYSQIKLLDVIEGISTKFDTELTVWFIREMDNIMAKEFFLSANHERLDMALRITREFITILLEEYIANSKYKIVKAILSIFIKLPEQLVDTAFHTLNLIPCDAITEFISEIGLFSTINKRLDDARPSIHTQSAYLYALMINKCPQLIQLTNSTNCDNTSSIKCHFDLFICRSVHLIDFQMEFLDKYFNNNIKYETKIPLASGSLYVFAKMVDQAVGKTPIDVCKYLKILRINLAKLGNYISEIMLQNPKYFDCRGHLSPNTFDTGNSFYNKEYYYEPLGDYKFGLFGPNKCIKYAKSTFSEFVTSTIWKNLSALMYAMISLIRYTFGPDYKKSSKFDMINPKSITGELINEISLIGDLVITLLLYSKHRGVIDSYAKFLNITSSKLKMSGYETQKVVDMWCKRLINIFSADEDVLQNVTRRFSVARSENIAICLVSLLGGNSKIEDKNFSYVIRLLLTETRYRQESIHLLRAIVRSSNLAYFLNNYIYDIIYISLHNVSNSDWSVSNAASLLFSCCINYLASGSLDDILEDSFYTRHLDDFFQCKPQLKDLILMALSDNADHANSLSNSANQTAFALIFVIKFNGGEVFLPQIFKLLGSRDYRIRNLAMKGIVKYSNGTSSIVNYLSEATKSCNDFNLLHGLLSVVNELSELYDVAALYPSLENTILNLFKVRLPFPIISLLMHLGCKFLSFKLQLMEYKYVIQLVISAFGAKFFSEISNYFDKYLDYVEIFPNFDLKSCSLKLLIKLSYTLGLCNDINFRNKFYSILTDELVDLSPLDDFWYDIGHKLLAKRYDESCLKFCLRACHKMPHKYVSVLINILSKHTFMTIGSLNYIAQITITVISDLIGDSETSEITDELNILLELAMGMIQVITSDSANLAMKLSFLNTLSTIKLSKPIPANDIISRYNFHLWQRLIYILQDESPEIRNAASVIICKYLHSWGDFDSKIMLDWSSTEDLACKLLNICKPCNVQIKNAHDDNEFVLFPIEPANIYRERQ, encoded by the coding sequence ATGGATTCCTTGCACATCTGCAACTCTGCAAATGTAGGCAAGTTGCCACTTTCATACCTTACTAATTGGGTAGAACAAAAACTAACTAATTGTAAAAGTAAAACATCTCAAGAATCACTTGAGAAATTTAAAAAAGAATGTGATAATGCAGTTGAATGTACCTTAGACGCATATTTGGGCAATTTGGTTATCAATTTAGACACAGAGGAATGCAAAATAGATATAGATTCGTATGCGCTAGTGGAAAAAGATACAGCAAAGTTGTTAATTATAGCACAAAACTCACTGTTAACAAACCCGAACACTTcgataaaattatgtagTTCTTGCatcaaattattagattttttttgtaataatcgtaattttacaataaaaaatacatcGGTAATCCTAACTAGTAACAAGCTATTTGATATTCAACGCAAGATTCTTGAACAAACACTAAAATCCTTGCCTTATCTATTATCTAACATAAGCAACGACGATAAGGATTTGAATATGGAGGTATTAGATGTTTTACATCGTTTACTTGACCAAAACCTTAGCAATCAAATTATACTAACAATAGCAGACAGTTTAATTGCAATACAGGCAATTACTTATGGTGACAAACTAAaggattatttaataagtAGGTTTAATAAACAAGTATATAGTGATGAATTCATGAACGAAGcttgtaaaaaattttacgaACACTTATTTGAGccaaataaattttcaatcatAACAATTTGCATTGGCAGGGGTATAATGAATATGGATTATCGTCTAGTGAATTATGGACAGGATATTATGTTTTTAGGATTTAAGCCAGGTACATCACTGGAACTTACTCAAATGTCCTTATTGGGCATGCAGGTTTACACATTTACTGTGTTTTATAGGTATAAGGATAAATTCATTACAACTGATTTAACTAGTGATTCTGATTTGTTTAAGCGTATAAAAAAACTATTTGAAGTTCTAGTTAATGTTTGGGGGTCTAGGGCTAGAAGATCATCTCACCTATCAATTTGCCTATGGGAAAATCTGATTAAATCATTGATAAAGACTAAAAACCAAgaattgtgtaaaattgcatatgAAGCTTTGAATGGCGCTTTGAAGCAGTTTTATCATCGAAAAAGGCTTTACTATACTTGTCTAGATCTTTCCATTCCGTTAATAGGCATTGAACGCTTATTAGAACAAAATTCTTATCTGATATTGGAGTTAATCATTTCTACTGGTGATCTAAACTCACGGTCCATTGCTACAAAGCTTCTACGTAAAGTCTTCAAGCAGTTACTCAAGGAAATTGATTTGAATCTATTTAAAGGTATATTTTACCCTCTAATTGCTAATATCATTAAGAATGAACACTTGGTGTATGAGGGCTTGAAATTTGGTGGTAATTTATCCGAATTTTCCCAAACAAGCATAACGAATTGCATGTTAACACTACTGACTGATTTTGACGATGCAATCGAACTAGAATTGCTTAAACATATGAACCAACCTAGTAATAATCAGTTGTGCAAATCTAAATACGGATTGGCAATATCAAACACAGATTTAATCATTGCTTGTGATAAAAAGAGTCTAAGTAATTgcaattatgtatatattataggAGAGTTATGCATTGCAGAGTCGATAATACTTTCCTGGTCCAGAAAAAGGAATAGAATTACTTTTGCTGATAATGAATCTATATTTGGTAATGCAATAATCATTGGTTATGACCAATATTTCATGACTTTTGTTATACCCATGTCCCGAATTATCACTGCAACATTATCTATTAATGAACCTACGagaattaatattttacatgcCATGGTAATACCACCCAAGATCCTACAGCCAACGCTCATTGAATCCTATCTGATCCTGCTGGCATCTAACACAAGCTTCACAATTACATGCCTTGAGAATAGACAATTGCAACTAACgacatttattaaattttttcgGAGATTTAAGAATCCAATAACCAAATCGGCATCCAATGCAATAGGAAAACAGTATGCCATACCAGTTATTAATGACGATATGTATTCtcaaattaaattattggatGTGATAGAGGGGATAAGcacaaaatttgacactGAATTGACTGTGTGGTTTATACGTGAGatggataatataatggCCAAGGAATTCTTTCTAAGTGCCAATCACGAAAGATTGGATATGGCTTTAAGAATAACCAGGGAATTCATCACAATATTGCTCGAGGAGTACATTGCCAACTCAAAGTACAAAATTGTCAAAGCTATACTTAgcatatttataaaattgccaGAACAGTTGGTAGATACAGCCTTTCATACGCTAAATTTAATCCCGTGCGATGCCATAACTGAATTTATAAGTGAAATTGGATTATTTTCAACAATAAATAAGCGATTAGATGATGCAAGACCATCAATACATACCCAATCtgcatatttatatgcTCTAATGATTAATAAGTGCccacaattaattcaattgaCAAACTCTACAAATTGTGACAATACAAGCTCGataaaatgtcattttgATCTATTCATATGTAGATCAGTACATCTTATTGATTTtcaaatggaatttttggacaaatactttaataacaatattaaatatgaaacaaaaattccacTGGCATCGGGGTCACTTTATGTATTCGCCAAGATGGTAGATCAGGCAGTTGGAAAGACCCCAATTGATGTATGTAagtatttgaaaattttgagaATCAATCTTGCCAAACTAGGCAATTATATAAGCGAAATCATGCTTCAAAacccaaaatattttgattgtAGGGGGCACTTATCCCCTAACACATTTGACACTGGTAATAGTTTTTACAATAAAGAATATTATTATGAACCATTGGGAGATTACAAATTTGGATTATTCGGTCCAAATAAGTGTATAAAATACGCTAAGAGTACATTTTCTGAGTTCGTAACGTCTACAATTTGGAAGAATCTTTCCGCACTCATGTATGCGATGATATCTCTCATCCGTTATACATTTGGGCCAGATTATAAGAAAAGTAGCAAATTTGATATGATTAATCCTAAAAGTATCACTGGAGAGTTAATCAATGAGATTTCACTGATTGGAGATTTGGTCATTACATTGTTGTTGTATAGCAAACATAGGGGTGTAATCGATTCATATGCCAAGTTCCTAAATATAACTTCATCCAAGCTTAAAATGAGTGGATATGAGACACAAAAGGTTGTGGACATGTGGTGCAAAAGGCTAATCAACATCTTTTCTGCTGATGAAGATGTATTACAAAACGTTACAAGGCGATTTTCAGTGGCAAGATCTGAGAACATAGCAATTTGCCTAGTATCCCTTCTTGGTGGCAATTCTAAGATTGAAGACAAGAATTTTAGCTATGTAATACGACTATTATTGACTGAGACGAGGTATAGACAAGAATCAATACATTTGTTACGTGCTATTGTTAGATCTTCGAACTTGGCATATTTCCTcaacaattatatttacgacattatatacatatcaTTACATAATGTGTCAAATAGCGATTGGTCAGTATCCAACGCTGCTTCATTGTTATTCTCATGTTGCATAAACTATTTGGCCAGTGGGTCATTGGATGATATTTTAGAAGATTCATTCTACACCAGGCATCTAGACGATTTTTTCCAGTGTAAACCTCAGCTCAAGGATTTGATTCTAATGGCTCTGTCGGATAATGCAGATCATGCAAATAGTTTAAGCAATAGCGCCAATCAGACTGCATTTGCCttgatatttgtaattaagTTTAACGGAGGGGAGGTTTTTCTgccacaaatatttaaattattgggATCTCGTGACTATAGAATACGCAACTTAGCAATGAAAGGCATAGTAAAATATTCTAATGGTACTAGTAGTATCGTAAATTACTTGTCAGAAGCCACTAAAAGTTGTAAcgattttaatttgttacaTGGTTTATTATCAGTTGTGAACGAACTAAGTGAACTATATGACGTTGCAGCATTGTATCCATCCCTAGAGAATACTAtactaaatttgtttaaagTAAGATTGCCCTTtccaataatatcattacTGATGCATTTGGGTTGCAAATTCCTGTCatttaaattacaattgATGGAATACAAGTATGTAATTCAATTGGTAATTAGTGCCTTTGGGgccaaattttttagtgaaatatcaaattacTTCGACAAATATCTTGACTATGttgaaatatttccaaattttgacCTAAAAAGCTGCAGTTTAAAGTTATTGATTAAGCTATCGTATACATTGGGTTTAtgtaatgatataaattttagaaacaaattttacagcATTCTTACGGATGAATTGGTCGATTTATCACCATTGGATGATTTTTGGTATGACATAGGGCATAAATTGCTTGCAAAAAGATATGACGAATCTTGCCTCAAATTCTGTCTACGTGCATGCCATAAGATGCCACATAAATATGTATCAGTtttgattaatatattgtcaaaGCATACATTTATGACCATTGGTAGCTTGAATTATATCGCACAGATCACTATAACAGTTATATCAGACTTAATTGGTGATAGTGAGACTAGCGAAATTACTGAtgaattaaatatattattggaaCTTGCTATGGGTATGATTCAAGTTATAACAAGTGATTCGGCCAATTTAGCAATGAAactatcatttttaaatacattgTCAACAATCAAATTGTCTAAGCCAATACCAgcaaatgatataatatccagatataattttcatcTATGGCAAAgattgatatatattttgcaaGATGAATCGCCGGAAATTAGAAATGCAGCTAGCGTTATAATATGCAAATACTTGCATAGTTGGGGGGATTTTGACAGCAAAATCATGCTGGACTGGAGTAGTACTGAAGATCTAGCCTGTAAACTATTAAATATCTGTAAACCATgtaatgtacaaattaaaaatgcaCATGATGATAATGAGTTTGTGTTATTCCCCATAGAGCCAGCAAACATATACCGTGAAAGACAGTAA
- a CDS encoding CCR4-NOT transcription complex subunit 4 (overlaps_old_locusTagID:BBM_II01070), whose amino-acid sequence MSDTEDEQLCPLCMEGLDETDRSFSPCGCGYQVCLWCLHYLRTSMGDKCPACRRPYDESKFQFTGQLPTLNATTSSSSNRNKKSKEDISRSNSTTSQSQLHSSQLQNGTASTASLDDLKNMRVLQRNLVYVVGLPQRLAKKEVLKRPEYFGQYGKIQNVVVNRSQAYSTHWEGPSYSVYVTYSKISEASAAIEGIDGSQVDNRILRASFGTTKYCVYFLKNVKCTNVDCFYLHQLGDEKDTFSREAMIPARHQLHGLAHQKADISENNTIGTPNKIFGVINPQIKHNSTNVVCDNLVSNEGDIFDLNGIDVSLDMLISFYNKGNEFLIVTDVTNDLLKSFKSKYQYSVTNGIEEDVNAVIRGIGYKWSLKKIGNIHANNESTKKCSSKLDLDLDRLKVQCEQTRSQIVNHLHQLYQS is encoded by the coding sequence ATGTCCGATACGGAGGACGAACAACTGTGCCCTCTCTGTATGGAAGGACTGGATGAAACAGATCGTTCATTCTCCCCCTGTGGTTGTGGATACCAAGTTTGTCTCTGGTGTTTACACTACCTTCGAACGTCAATGGGCGACAAATGCCCCGCCTGTCGAAGACCATACGATGAATCGAAATTTCAGTTCACCGGGCAATTGCCCACCCTTAACGCTACTACATCTTCCAGCTCCAATCGCAACAAGAAGTCCAAGGAGGATATATCCCGCTCCAATTCCACCACATCCCAATCACAATTGCATTCTTCGCAGCTTCAAAATGGGACAGCATCTACGGCATCCCTGGATGACCTAAAGAATATGCGCGTTTTACAGCGCAATCTGGTTTATGTTGTAGGTTTGCCTCAGCGATTGGCCAAGAAGGAGGTGTTGAAGAGGCCAGAGTATTTTGGCCAGTATGGGAAAATTCAGAATGTGGTAGTAAATCGCAGCCAAGCCTATAGTACGCATTGGGAAGGGCCATCATACAGCGTGTACGTAACCTACAGTAAAATAAGCGAAGCTTCCGCTGCAATCGAAGGAATTGACGGATCACAAGTTGACAATCGTATCCTTCGCGCCTCTTTTGGTACGACAAAATATTGCGTTTATTTTCTTAAAAACGTGAAATGCACGAACGTCGattgtttttatttacACCAATTGGGGGATGAAAAGGATACATTTTCACGGGAAGCGATGATACCAGCGAGGCACCAATTGCACGGTCTGGCACATCAAAAGGCGGATATATCGGAAAATAATACTATTGGCACTCCTAACAAGATTTTTGGCGTTATAAATCCACAAATCAAACACAACAGCACTAATGTCGTATGTGATAATCTCGTGTCCAATGAGGGTGACATATTTGACCTAAATGGGATTGATGTGTCATTAGATATGCTAATTTCCTTCTATAATAAAGGCAATGAGTTTCTGATTGTCACTGACGTCACTAATGATTTGTTGAAAAGCTTTAAATCCAAATATCAATACTCTGTAACTAATGGTATTGAAGAAGATGTAAATGCTGTAATAAGAGGGATTGGGTACAAATGGAGCCTGAAAAAGATAGGAAATATTCATGCCAATAACGAATCCACCAAGAAATGTAGCTCTAAGTTGGATCTAGATTTGGATAGACTCAAAGTTCAATGCGAACAAACTAGAAGTCAAATAGTGAACCATTTACATCAATTATATCAGTCGTAG